In the genome of Geobacillus stearothermophilus ATCC 12980, the window TAATATATATCGATCCTCCTTATGGAACAAATTCTAGTTTTAAATCACGTTCCCAAGAACATGCATATGACGATAATTTAATCGGTGATAAATATTTAGAATTCATAAGACAGCGCTTAATATTAATGAGAGAATTATTAGCCGACGATGGCTCAATTTATGTACATTTAGATTCACATATGGCTTTTCCAGTAAAAATAATTATGGATGAAGTATTTGGGCAGCAGAATTTTAGAAACTGGATTACTAGACAAAAATGTAATCCTAAGAATTATACTCGAAAGCAATATGGTAACATTTCGGATTATATACTTTTTTACAGCAAAACTAAAAACTATGTATTTAATCAACCATTTCAGCCTTGGGATGAGGAAACTGCTAAGAAAGAATACCCTTATGTAGAGGAGGAAACTGGAAGAAGATTTAAAAAAGTACCTTTACATGCACCTGGAATTCGAAATGGGGAAACAGGAAAAGCATGGAGAGGAATACTACCACCTCCAGGAAAACATTGGCAGTACACACCGAGTAAATTAGATGAAATGGACAAAAACGGAGAAATTTATTGGTCTCCGAACGGAAATCCAAGAAGAAAAGTATATCTAGATAATAGTAAAGGAATACCTGTACAAGACATATGGTTAAATTTTAAAGATGCTCATAATCAAAATGCAAAAATTACAGGATATCCAACAGAAAAAAACCCTAATATGTTAAAACAAATTATATTAGCTTCATCTAATGAAGGAGACATTGTGTTGGATGCTTTTGCAGGTAGCGGAACAACTATTGCTGTCGCTGAAGAACATAGGAGGAAATGGATCGCTATAGATAACTCTTCACTTGCAATTAAAACTATGCTAAATAGATTGATTAATGGAACAAAAAAAATGGGCGATTTTGTAAAAAAAGAATTTGAAACTGAACAACTTGAATTACTCAATCAAAGAATTTTGACTAATG includes:
- a CDS encoding site-specific DNA-methyltransferase codes for the protein MATGIPSPKTNANDEFTFELTYQGKIPEDKIIFGTQKAKLKEVLSIHGDYYNQIIFGDNLYILRTLLDNKDIVGKVRLIYIDPPYGTNSSFKSRSQEHAYDDNLIGDKYLEFIRQRLILMRELLADDGSIYVHLDSHMAFPVKIIMDEVFGQQNFRNWITRQKCNPKNYTRKQYGNISDYILFYSKTKNYVFNQPFQPWDEETAKKEYPYVEEETGRRFKKVPLHAPGIRNGETGKAWRGILPPPGKHWQYTPSKLDEMDKNGEIYWSPNGNPRRKVYLDNSKGIPVQDIWLNFKDAHNQNAKITGYPTEKNPNMLKQIILASSNEGDIVLDAFAGSGTTIAVAEEHRRKWIAIDNSSLAIKTMLNRLINGTKKMGDFVKKEFETEQLELLNQRILTNGLKVYVDENHDVENMEALIHEWADIINFQANRL